One part of the Gossypium raimondii isolate GPD5lz chromosome 1, ASM2569854v1, whole genome shotgun sequence genome encodes these proteins:
- the LOC105786958 gene encoding uncharacterized protein LOC105786958, which translates to MFDRLSLFDDGNLLTEFQVKPTWIDQIRDKQLGDDSFVLRFRLVKDGSTSDFWVSSSEKVLRLGRNDKLSYMFIGLYRILKRMGSVACQIELPLELDFIHDVFHVSMLRKYRSNPSHVVSVEEIEVRLDLTFEEEQVQILDRDIKLLRSKSIRLVKVLWQNHDTKKATWELEDSFRQQYSHLG; encoded by the exons ATGTTTGATCGCCTaagtttgtttgatgatgggaATCTGTTAACCGAGTTCCAAGTTAAGCCGACTTGGATTGATCAGATTCGGGATAAACAGTTGGGGGATGATTCTTTCGTTCTACGATTCCGTCTGGTGAAGGATGGTAGTACTTCAGATTTTTGG gTATCTTCGTCGGAGAAGGTTCTACGGCTTGGACGTAACGACAAGTTGAGCTATATGTTCATTGGGTTGTATCGGATTCTGAAACGTATGGGATCGGTTGCTTGTCAGATAGAGCTACCTCTAGAGTTAGACTTtattcatgatgtgtttcacgtctCCATGTTGAGGAAGTATCGGTCTAATCCATCTCATGTTGTTTCTGTTGAAGAGATTGAGGTTAGACTAGATTTGACTTTTGAGGAGGAGCAGGTTCAGATTCTGGATCGAGACATTAAACTTTTAAGGAGTAAATCTATTCGGCTAGTGAAGGTGTTGTGGCAGAATCATGACACTAAGAAAGCCACGTGGGAACTTGAAGACTCATTCCGTCAACAGTATTCGCATCT TGGCTAA